From a single Loigolactobacillus coryniformis subsp. coryniformis KCTC 3167 = DSM 20001 genomic region:
- a CDS encoding peptide chain release factor 3, with amino-acid sequence MDKKELTTAVDRRRTFAIISHPDAGKTTITEQLLLFGGVIRKAGTVKGKKSGQFAKSDWMEIEKQRGISVTSSVLQFDYQGKRINILDTPGHEDFSEDTYRTLMAVDSAVMVIDAAKGIEPQTKKLFKVCRMRGIPIFTFMNKLDRDGREPMDLIDELEELLDIEAFPMNWPIGMGKGLEGLYDIHKQRVELYHEDANGQRYLPVDEDGQIVGEHPLKKESIYQQALENVQLLLEAGNKFDADKVARGEQTPVFFGSALTNFGVKTFLESYLEYAPAPAAHKTQAGDMVAPTADNFSGFVFKIQANMNPNHRDRIAFIRICSGEFDRGMDVTLQRTQRKLRLANSTEFMADSRESVETAVAGDIVGLYDTGNFQIGDTIYTGKQNIQFENLPQFTPELFVKVTAKNVMKQKSFHKGMEQLVQEGAVQLYRTYTTNDYVLGAVGQLQFEVFQFRMKNEYNSDVVMEPMGEKIARWIDPEQLDEKMSSSRNLLVRDRSGAPLFLFENQFAERWFKQKYPDIKLTEKLSTDTVGA; translated from the coding sequence ATGGATAAAAAAGAATTAACAACGGCGGTTGACCGGCGGCGGACTTTTGCAATTATCTCCCATCCTGATGCTGGTAAAACGACGATCACGGAGCAGTTATTGCTTTTTGGTGGCGTCATTCGTAAGGCGGGTACGGTCAAGGGTAAAAAATCAGGACAATTCGCTAAATCTGATTGGATGGAGATCGAAAAGCAACGTGGGATCTCGGTAACCAGTTCAGTCTTGCAATTTGATTATCAAGGTAAACGGATCAATATTTTGGATACGCCTGGGCATGAGGATTTCTCTGAAGATACGTATCGGACTTTGATGGCCGTCGATTCTGCGGTGATGGTAATTGATGCGGCTAAGGGAATCGAACCACAGACAAAGAAGTTATTTAAAGTTTGTCGGATGCGCGGTATTCCAATTTTCACTTTTATGAATAAATTAGATCGTGATGGTCGTGAACCTATGGATCTGATCGATGAATTAGAAGAATTATTGGATATCGAGGCATTTCCAATGAATTGGCCAATCGGTATGGGAAAAGGCCTTGAAGGTTTATACGATATTCATAAACAACGTGTTGAGTTATACCATGAAGACGCAAACGGACAGCGTTACTTACCAGTCGATGAAGACGGTCAGATTGTTGGTGAACATCCGTTGAAGAAGGAATCGATTTATCAGCAAGCGTTGGAGAACGTTCAGTTATTACTGGAAGCCGGTAATAAATTTGATGCAGATAAAGTCGCCCGTGGGGAACAAACACCAGTCTTCTTTGGTTCCGCATTAACCAACTTTGGGGTCAAAACATTTCTGGAAAGCTACTTAGAGTATGCGCCAGCACCAGCGGCACATAAAACACAAGCAGGTGACATGGTGGCACCAACTGCGGATAACTTCTCCGGTTTTGTTTTTAAGATTCAGGCGAATATGAATCCTAATCACCGTGATCGGATTGCTTTTATTCGAATCTGTTCCGGTGAATTTGATCGCGGCATGGATGTGACGTTACAGCGGACCCAGCGTAAATTACGTTTGGCCAATTCAACGGAGTTTATGGCGGATAGCCGTGAAAGTGTTGAAACGGCAGTGGCAGGCGATATTGTTGGTCTATATGATACGGGGAACTTCCAGATTGGCGATACGATCTATACCGGTAAGCAAAATATCCAGTTTGAAAACTTACCTCAATTTACGCCGGAATTATTCGTTAAGGTTACCGCCAAGAACGTGATGAAGCAGAAGTCGTTCCACAAAGGAATGGAGCAATTGGTTCAAGAAGGTGCCGTGCAACTTTACCGGACCTATACGACCAATGATTATGTACTAGGTGCCGTCGGCCAATTGCAATTTGAAGTCTTCCAATTTCGGATGAAGAATGAATATAATTCGGATGTTGTGATGGAACCGATGGGTGAAAAAATTGCCCGTTGGATCGATCCTGAGCAATTAGACGAGAAAATGTCCTCGTCACGGAACCTTTTGGTACGTGATCGTAGTGGGGCACCATTGTTCTTGTTTGAAAATCAATTTGCTGAGCGCTGGTTCAAACAGAAGTATCCCGATATTAAATTAACGGAAAAACTGTCTACGGATACTGTCGGGGCATAA
- a CDS encoding helix-turn-helix domain-containing protein: MSRSKFTVLEKLNLIEDYQQSGLPRATYERRHGIGKDTLRSWLIRYQRDGLEGLQEAKKNIHYSKELKHTVVFAYLNGEGTFGELADRYGLRNATQAQNWVTKYNEDKPLTASPSRKRVPTMPKKTTFEERIEIVEYVVKHKHSYAEAAEHFQVSYQQARSWVLKAKNGGYEALVDNRGHHRDESELTDLDKANLRIRQLEAELKDKELVEQFAKKLLELQRKG, from the coding sequence ATGTCCAGATCTAAGTTCACAGTTCTCGAGAAGCTCAATTTAATTGAAGATTATCAGCAGTCGGGGCTCCCTAGGGCTACTTATGAAAGGCGGCATGGGATCGGTAAAGATACACTTAGAAGTTGGTTGATACGTTATCAAAGAGATGGTCTAGAAGGTCTGCAAGAAGCAAAGAAGAATATTCACTATAGTAAGGAGCTGAAGCATACAGTTGTCTTTGCGTACTTAAATGGAGAAGGTACATTTGGTGAGTTGGCGGACAGATATGGTCTGCGTAACGCTACCCAAGCACAAAACTGGGTTACCAAGTATAATGAGGACAAACCTTTGACGGCATCGCCGTCCAGAAAGCGGGTCCCCACTATGCCTAAGAAGACAACTTTCGAAGAACGAATTGAAATCGTTGAGTACGTAGTCAAACATAAACATTCATACGCTGAGGCCGCAGAGCACTTTCAAGTCTCCTATCAGCAAGCACGATCTTGGGTGCTTAAGGCCAAGAACGGTGGTTATGAGGCCCTCGTCGATAACCGTGGTCATCACAGGGACGAGTCTGAATTGACTGATCTCGATAAGGCAAATCTTCGCATCCGCCAGCTGGAAGCTGAGCTTAAAGATAAAGAATTGGTGGAACAATTCGCAAAAAAATTGCTGGAACTTCAGCGCAAGGGGTGA
- a CDS encoding IS3 family transposase has protein sequence MNKQHQLAYVAIKEVSQGKRGALTKLLAVVGVSRQAYYKGLKREETAWEVRDRQLKERIQYWFDFHHQSIGAGNLLVNLQHDESITFEVTYKMVRRVMRELGLRCQIRVKKHSRQKASEQYVQDNVLNQNFDTDAPNKVWLSDSTELRFGPNGEYKIRLSGVLDLYGRLLLAHNLSITETSAAEIEVFQRAFDRVGDVHPLIHTDRGSAYTSGAFNNFLGRYDVIRSMSRPGTPYDNAPMERWWNEFKLRWMERHPMPKTLQELEKLVEEGIEYFNHHNRSAQRNGLTPDEYWNEAA, from the coding sequence GTGAATAAACAGCATCAACTGGCCTACGTCGCAATCAAAGAGGTCAGTCAAGGCAAGCGCGGTGCGCTTACCAAGTTATTAGCTGTTGTCGGCGTAAGCCGGCAGGCTTACTACAAAGGCTTAAAGCGTGAAGAAACAGCTTGGGAAGTTCGTGATCGTCAACTCAAGGAACGGATACAATACTGGTTTGATTTCCATCATCAGAGCATCGGTGCTGGGAATCTCTTAGTGAATCTACAGCATGATGAATCGATTACGTTTGAAGTGACCTATAAAATGGTTCGGCGTGTGATGCGAGAGCTTGGACTGAGGTGTCAGATTCGAGTCAAGAAACACAGTCGTCAAAAAGCTAGTGAGCAGTACGTCCAAGACAATGTCTTAAACCAAAATTTTGATACGGACGCGCCTAACAAAGTTTGGTTGTCCGACTCGACTGAATTGAGATTCGGCCCGAATGGTGAATACAAAATTCGACTGAGTGGCGTTCTTGATCTCTATGGACGCCTTCTCTTGGCACACAACCTTAGCATTACCGAAACCTCAGCTGCGGAAATCGAAGTGTTTCAACGTGCATTTGATCGTGTTGGAGACGTTCATCCATTGATTCATACGGATCGCGGCTCAGCTTATACATCTGGTGCCTTCAACAACTTTCTAGGCCGTTACGATGTGATACGCAGTATGTCTCGTCCAGGCACACCATACGATAACGCGCCGATGGAACGTTGGTGGAATGAGTTTAAATTGCGTTGGATGGAGCGTCATCCGATGCCTAAGACCCTTCAAGAACTCGAGAAGCTGGTTGAAGAAGGTATTGAATACTTTAATCACCACAACCGTTCGGCACAAAGAAACGGCCTCACTCCAGATGAATACTGGAATGAAGCCGCTTAG
- a CDS encoding MucBP domain-containing protein — protein sequence MNFLKRLKAFFNPQQQVATAQLPMGPDYQPIARRRPILLPSPTRQAYLPISSHHQPSIHVQPDSFVIVFYFTETGERLAKPQIISGVRGQAFKFTVHQFDDYYISRIENYHGYFVYPRAIIQLIYAQQPAAPVIVFHFDENHHLLTPPEYLVGQLGQHYETHFLDSQLYRVQHVTTNQVGHFSEQTQIVTYSYRPRVIRWANRYLTGFVRLTMPVTSYREPGKAALAQQLPTNTIWRVYQKVQTTDRQTWYDLGGQWIATDHTERVEYYQQPKQQVIAAPLFQQAAVIPGSRRAVVDFIPQRSLRTWTQPYGDAANYLQHGQIVNIIHGLILSNNSVWYELEDHTWLEEHYLRLLSAGHDFTSPIKRLQ from the coding sequence GTGAACTTTTTAAAACGACTCAAAGCTTTCTTTAACCCTCAGCAGCAAGTTGCAACTGCACAGCTACCGATGGGACCAGATTATCAACCAATTGCGCGGCGGCGGCCAATTCTACTACCCTCACCAACTCGCCAAGCCTATCTGCCAATTTCAAGTCATCATCAACCTAGTATTCATGTTCAGCCCGATTCTTTTGTGATCGTTTTTTACTTTACAGAAACCGGTGAACGCTTAGCTAAACCACAGATTATTAGTGGCGTGCGCGGCCAAGCTTTCAAATTCACGGTCCATCAATTTGATGACTATTATATTAGCCGAATCGAAAATTATCATGGTTATTTTGTTTATCCACGGGCCATTATCCAGTTAATTTACGCTCAACAACCAGCGGCGCCAGTTATCGTTTTTCACTTTGACGAAAATCATCACTTACTGACACCACCAGAATATTTAGTTGGGCAGCTGGGGCAACATTATGAAACCCATTTTCTCGATTCGCAACTTTATCGCGTTCAACATGTGACTACCAATCAGGTAGGCCATTTCAGCGAACAAACACAAATCGTGACTTATTCTTATCGACCACGAGTCATTCGGTGGGCTAATCGTTACTTAACTGGCTTTGTGCGTCTAACGATGCCAGTTACCAGTTATCGTGAACCTGGTAAGGCAGCATTAGCACAACAGCTACCAACTAATACCATTTGGCGCGTTTACCAAAAAGTTCAAACCACCGATCGGCAAACTTGGTATGACTTAGGCGGACAATGGATCGCAACTGACCATACGGAACGTGTTGAATACTATCAGCAGCCAAAGCAGCAAGTAATTGCGGCCCCACTATTTCAACAAGCAGCGGTTATTCCGGGTTCACGGCGCGCGGTCGTCGATTTCATTCCACAGCGCTCCTTACGTACTTGGACACAGCCTTATGGCGATGCGGCGAATTACTTGCAACATGGGCAAATCGTCAACATCATTCATGGTTTGATCCTATCGAACAACAGTGTGTGGTATGAACTGGAGGATCATACTTGGCTTGAAGAACATTATCTACGTTTACTATCAGCCGGTCATGACTTCACATCGCCAATTAAACGACTGCAATAA
- a CDS encoding DUF1827 family protein codes for MQLQEVTTDYENLVTSQLNNTDATSVQIFSLTDTLVIFSKAPTHDEILLTNRQRNITPAEIDFVLEQLAQRTRAGLNVITSEKLAEISLNH; via the coding sequence ATGCAACTACAAGAGGTTACTACCGATTACGAAAACTTAGTTACTAGTCAATTAAATAATACCGATGCCACTAGTGTACAAATTTTTTCTTTGACCGATACATTAGTTATCTTTTCAAAAGCCCCTACCCACGACGAGATTCTATTAACGAATCGACAGCGTAACATTACTCCTGCAGAGATTGATTTTGTTCTTGAACAACTCGCACAACGGACACGAGCGGGGCTTAACGTGATCACTTCCGAAAAATTAGCCGAAATTTCATTAAATCACTAG
- a CDS encoding ATP-dependent Clp protease ATP-binding subunit, producing the protein MLCQNCRKNEATIHLYTNVNGARKQIDLCQNCYQQLKQQQGGQVRNAGPSDPFGFSNLDDIFRAMGQGGMDANQQMGFEQGPQTQAGRNGGGRGNNKNGGGLLAQFGINLTNLARQGKVDPVIGRDKEISRVIEILNRRTKNNPVLIGEAGVGKTAVVEGLAQKIVAGQVPQKLQSKEVIRLDVVSLVQGTGIRGQFEQRMQQLMDEVRKNTNVILFIDEIHEIMGAGNAEGGMDAGNVLKPALARGDFQLMGATTLNEYRKIEKDSALERRFQPVRVDEPTVEETIQILKGLQKKYEDYHHVKYSDEAIEAAANLSNRYIQDRYLPDKAIDLLDEAGSRKNLTIDTVDPKVIKEKMDQAEEQKQQALKQEDYEKAAYYRDQVNKLEKMQKDDTSTEETPAVSVKDMEQIVEEKTNIPVGELRSKEQKQLKTLASDLDSHVIGQTEAVDKVARAIRRNRIGFNKSGRPIGSFLFVGPTGVGKTELAKQLAVELFGSEDSMIRFDMSEYMEKFSVSKLIGSPPGYVGYEEAGQLTEQVRRNPYSLVLLDEIEKAHPDVMHMFLQILDDGRLTDAQGRTVSFKDTIIIMTSNAGQGDAEANVGFSASASGNTHSILDQLSNYFKPEFLNRFDDIIEFNALKKQDLIQIVDLMLNDVNQMTADQGLTIHVTQPAKEKLVDLGYNPAMGARPLRRVIQEQIEDRIADYYLDHAETKSLSANVKDDQIVIGPYQPTEPTPKTEDKKTDD; encoded by the coding sequence ATGCTGTGTCAAAATTGTCGCAAAAACGAGGCAACGATTCACTTGTACACAAATGTGAATGGCGCCCGTAAGCAAATCGATCTCTGCCAGAATTGTTATCAGCAATTAAAGCAGCAGCAAGGCGGCCAAGTGCGTAATGCAGGCCCTAGTGATCCTTTTGGCTTTAGTAATTTAGATGACATTTTCCGTGCTATGGGTCAAGGTGGCATGGATGCCAACCAGCAAATGGGTTTCGAACAAGGTCCGCAAACTCAAGCTGGACGTAATGGTGGTGGCCGTGGCAACAATAAAAACGGCGGTGGCTTGTTGGCTCAATTTGGGATCAATTTGACTAACCTTGCCCGCCAAGGTAAAGTCGATCCCGTTATCGGCCGGGACAAAGAAATTTCTCGTGTGATCGAGATCCTTAATCGGCGGACGAAAAATAACCCTGTTCTAATTGGCGAAGCTGGGGTTGGTAAAACAGCCGTTGTTGAAGGCCTAGCCCAAAAAATCGTTGCCGGTCAGGTACCACAAAAACTACAAAGTAAAGAAGTCATTCGTTTAGATGTTGTTTCTTTGGTTCAAGGCACTGGTATCCGTGGTCAATTTGAACAACGGATGCAACAATTAATGGATGAAGTCCGTAAAAATACGAATGTGATCCTCTTTATTGATGAAATTCATGAAATCATGGGTGCCGGTAACGCTGAAGGCGGTATGGATGCTGGTAATGTTTTGAAACCAGCTCTTGCCCGTGGAGATTTCCAATTAATGGGTGCCACGACGCTAAATGAATATCGTAAAATTGAAAAAGATTCCGCACTTGAACGGCGGTTCCAACCAGTTCGGGTCGATGAACCAACCGTTGAAGAAACGATTCAAATCCTGAAAGGTTTACAGAAGAAATATGAAGACTATCATCACGTTAAATATAGTGATGAAGCCATCGAAGCTGCTGCTAATCTTTCTAATCGCTACATCCAGGATCGTTACTTGCCAGATAAGGCCATTGACTTACTCGATGAAGCTGGTTCACGTAAGAACTTAACGATCGATACCGTTGATCCTAAAGTGATCAAGGAAAAAATGGATCAAGCAGAAGAACAAAAGCAACAAGCATTGAAACAAGAAGACTATGAAAAAGCGGCTTATTACCGTGACCAAGTCAACAAGTTAGAAAAAATGCAAAAAGACGACACGTCCACTGAAGAAACACCTGCAGTTAGTGTTAAAGACATGGAACAGATCGTTGAAGAAAAGACAAACATCCCTGTTGGTGAATTACGCAGTAAGGAACAAAAGCAACTCAAAACTCTAGCTTCTGATTTGGACAGTCATGTAATTGGCCAGACTGAAGCGGTTGATAAAGTTGCTCGGGCAATTCGGCGTAACCGGATTGGCTTCAATAAATCTGGCCGGCCAATTGGCTCCTTCCTCTTCGTTGGTCCAACTGGTGTCGGGAAAACAGAATTGGCTAAGCAATTAGCAGTTGAACTATTTGGTTCTGAGGATTCAATGATTCGCTTTGATATGAGTGAATATATGGAGAAATTCTCAGTGTCTAAATTAATCGGTTCACCTCCTGGCTATGTTGGTTACGAAGAAGCTGGTCAATTAACTGAACAGGTTCGGCGTAACCCATATAGTTTGGTCCTATTAGATGAAATCGAAAAAGCCCATCCTGATGTTATGCATATGTTCCTGCAGATTTTGGATGATGGTCGCTTGACCGATGCGCAAGGACGGACTGTTAGCTTCAAGGATACGATCATTATTATGACGTCTAATGCCGGTCAGGGCGACGCTGAAGCAAATGTTGGTTTCAGTGCCTCTGCTTCTGGCAACACGCATTCAATTTTGGATCAATTATCTAATTACTTCAAACCTGAATTCTTAAATCGATTCGACGATATTATTGAATTCAATGCGTTGAAGAAACAAGATTTGATTCAGATCGTTGATTTAATGTTGAACGATGTTAATCAGATGACCGCTGATCAAGGTTTGACGATTCACGTCACTCAACCAGCTAAAGAAAAATTAGTTGACTTAGGTTATAACCCTGCAATGGGGGCACGGCCATTACGGCGTGTGATCCAAGAACAAATCGAAGATCGAATCGCTGATTATTATTTGGATCATGCAGAGACCAAGTCGTTATCGGCTAACGTTAAGGATGATCAAATCGTAATTGGTCCCTACCAACCAACAGAACCAACACCAAAAACAGAAGATAAAAAAACTGACGACTAG
- a CDS encoding phosphocarrier protein HPr → MEKRDFHIIAETGIHARPATLLVQSASKFNSDINLEYKGKSVNLKSIMGVMSLGVGKDADVTISAEGADEADAIAAIADTMTKEGLSD, encoded by the coding sequence ATGGAAAAACGCGATTTTCATATTATTGCTGAAACAGGTATTCATGCTCGTCCAGCTACATTGTTAGTACAATCAGCAAGCAAATTTAACTCAGATATCAACTTGGAATATAAAGGCAAGTCAGTTAACTTGAAGTCCATCATGGGTGTTATGTCACTTGGTGTTGGTAAAGATGCTGACGTTACAATTTCAGCTGAAGGTGCTGACGAAGCAGACGCCATTGCTGCAATTGCAGATACAATGACTAAGGAAGGTTTATCAGACTAA
- the ptsP gene encoding phosphoenolpyruvate--protein phosphotransferase, whose protein sequence is MTEMLKGIAASDGIARAKAYLLVQPDLSFSKKSIDSVDGEVARLQAAVTASTEELQKIRDIAVKSLGEEEAQVFDAHMMILADPEFVGAVETGIKNDKTNAEQVLHDVSTQFVEMFEAMTDNPYMQERAADIRDVTKRVMSHLLGVTLPNPALIDEEVVIIAHDLTPSDTAQLNRKYVKGFITDLGGRTSHSAIMARSLEIPAIVGTEKATEVVNEDQMVIVDGNTGDALLDPSDADIAKYDQAAKDFAAQKAEWEKLKNERTVTKDGKNFITAANIGTPDDVVGATDNGAEAVGLFRSEFLYMDSAELPTEDEQFEAYKKALEGMNGNQVVVRTMDIGGDKHLPYLPLPEEMNPFLGYRAIRISLDRQDIFRTQLRALLRASNYGNLAIMFPMIATVSEFKQARAIYDEERAKLVKAGTPVADKIEVGMMMEIPAAAVIADKLAKYADFFSIGTNDLIQYSMAADRGNEHVSYLYQPYNPSILRLVKRIIDAAHAEGKWAGMCGEAAGDPIMVPLLLGMGLDEYSMSATSILKIRSLMRQLDTNDMKALADKALTDAETNEAVIALVKSVTQA, encoded by the coding sequence ATGACGGAAATGTTAAAAGGGATTGCTGCTAGTGACGGCATTGCTCGCGCAAAAGCCTACTTGCTTGTTCAACCTGATTTATCATTTTCTAAAAAGTCGATCGACTCGGTTGATGGTGAAGTTGCTCGTTTACAGGCGGCAGTGACAGCTTCAACAGAAGAACTACAAAAGATTCGTGATATTGCCGTCAAAAGCTTAGGTGAAGAAGAAGCTCAAGTATTTGATGCACACATGATGATTTTGGCTGATCCAGAATTTGTTGGTGCAGTTGAAACCGGCATTAAAAATGATAAAACCAATGCTGAACAAGTATTGCATGACGTTTCAACACAATTTGTTGAAATGTTTGAGGCAATGACTGATAACCCGTATATGCAAGAACGGGCAGCTGATATCCGCGATGTAACTAAGCGGGTTATGAGTCATTTATTAGGCGTAACTTTACCTAATCCTGCTTTAATCGATGAAGAAGTTGTTATTATTGCGCATGATTTGACACCAAGTGATACTGCGCAATTAAATCGTAAATACGTTAAAGGTTTTATCACTGACTTAGGCGGTCGGACCAGTCATTCAGCAATTATGGCACGCTCATTGGAAATTCCTGCAATCGTAGGGACGGAAAAAGCGACTGAAGTTGTGAATGAAGATCAGATGGTTATTGTTGATGGTAATACCGGTGACGCTTTACTTGATCCATCAGATGCTGATATTGCTAAGTATGACCAAGCAGCTAAGGACTTTGCGGCCCAAAAAGCTGAATGGGAAAAGCTAAAGAATGAACGGACTGTCACTAAAGACGGTAAGAATTTCATTACGGCAGCTAATATTGGTACCCCTGATGATGTTGTTGGTGCAACTGATAATGGTGCTGAAGCGGTCGGTTTATTCCGTTCTGAATTCTTATATATGGATTCAGCAGAATTACCAACTGAAGATGAACAATTCGAAGCTTATAAAAAAGCGCTCGAAGGGATGAATGGTAACCAAGTCGTTGTCCGGACAATGGATATCGGCGGGGACAAGCATTTACCTTATTTACCATTACCAGAAGAAATGAACCCATTCTTGGGTTACCGTGCAATTCGGATCAGTCTTGATCGTCAGGATATTTTCCGGACACAGTTGCGTGCTTTGTTGCGTGCATCTAACTACGGTAACTTAGCAATTATGTTCCCTATGATCGCAACCGTTAGTGAATTTAAGCAAGCGCGTGCAATCTATGATGAAGAACGGGCTAAGCTAGTTAAAGCTGGTACACCAGTTGCCGACAAGATCGAAGTCGGTATGATGATGGAAATTCCAGCAGCTGCTGTTATTGCGGATAAGTTAGCTAAGTATGCTGATTTCTTCAGTATTGGTACTAACGACTTGATCCAATATTCAATGGCTGCTGATCGGGGTAACGAACATGTTTCCTACCTATACCAACCTTATAACCCATCAATTTTACGTTTGGTTAAGCGGATCATTGATGCAGCGCATGCTGAAGGTAAATGGGCAGGTATGTGTGGCGAAGCTGCTGGCGACCCAATCATGGTACCATTATTGTTAGGCATGGGCTTAGACGAATATTCAATGAGTGCAACTTCAATCTTGAAGATTCGTAGCTTAATGCGGCAATTGGACACTAATGATATGAAAGCTTTGGCGGATAAAGCATTAACTGATGCGGAAACCAACGAAGCTGTCATTGCATTAGTTAAGTCAGTTACACAAGCTTAA
- a CDS encoding glycosyltransferase family 4 protein, whose translation MNIGIFTDTYFPQVSGVATSIKTLRDELEREGHSVYIFTTTDPHVDKDEFEPNIFRFASVPFVSFTDRRIAVRGLFHAYQVARDLDLDIVHTQTEFSMGYIGKFVAKNLKIPCVHTYHTMYQDYLHYILNGKLLRPYHVKQAMRAYLHHMYGVIAPSERVVATLQSYGVKSPMRIIPTGIDISQYENPVPVECRKKLGISPETPVLLSLSRVAYEKNIHEIIAALPQILVKQPTVQLVIVGDGPARADLAQQAEQLGIADHVIFTGEVPNDHVSAYYHMADLFVSASHSESQGLTYVEAMASGLKAVAAASPYTNELLDDPAIGTTFESQVEMVHQILNYLAHPQSYSDPAPRQQKLYSISAEHFAEQVVRFYQDTQVYYAERHRDSADVSD comes from the coding sequence GTGAACATTGGTATATTTACAGATACATACTTTCCACAGGTAAGTGGGGTTGCGACTTCGATCAAGACACTTCGTGATGAGCTTGAGCGTGAAGGGCACTCCGTTTACATTTTTACAACAACCGATCCGCATGTGGATAAGGACGAATTTGAACCGAATATTTTCCGATTTGCGAGCGTTCCTTTTGTTTCTTTTACCGATCGGCGAATTGCGGTACGCGGCTTATTTCATGCTTATCAGGTCGCACGTGATCTAGATCTTGATATCGTCCATACCCAGACTGAATTTTCGATGGGCTATATCGGTAAATTTGTGGCTAAAAATTTAAAAATTCCGTGCGTGCATACGTACCACACGATGTACCAAGACTATCTTCATTATATTTTAAATGGGAAGTTATTGCGGCCATACCACGTTAAGCAGGCAATGCGCGCTTATTTACATCATATGTATGGTGTGATTGCACCTAGTGAGCGTGTCGTAGCGACATTACAAAGTTATGGTGTTAAATCACCGATGCGCATCATTCCCACGGGGATCGATATTTCGCAATATGAAAATCCAGTTCCGGTTGAGTGCCGTAAGAAGTTAGGTATCAGCCCGGAGACACCGGTATTACTCTCGCTTAGTCGAGTAGCATATGAGAAAAATATTCATGAGATTATCGCGGCGTTACCACAAATTTTAGTTAAACAACCCACCGTACAATTAGTGATCGTTGGTGATGGGCCGGCGCGGGCTGATTTAGCTCAACAAGCGGAACAATTAGGGATTGCTGATCATGTTATTTTTACGGGTGAAGTACCCAATGATCATGTATCAGCGTACTATCACATGGCTGATCTATTCGTTTCGGCTTCGCACTCTGAATCGCAAGGGCTAACTTACGTTGAAGCGATGGCCAGTGGGTTAAAGGCGGTGGCAGCGGCCAGTCCGTACACTAATGAATTGTTGGATGATCCAGCGATCGGCACGACCTTTGAAAGCCAAGTGGAAATGGTCCATCAGATTTTGAATTATTTAGCTCATCCACAAAGTTACTCAGATCCAGCACCACGACAACAAAAGCTTTACTCGATTTCGGCGGAGCATTTTGCCGAGCAAGTAGTTCGTTTTTATCAAGATACACAGGTTTACTACGCTGAACGCCACCGCGATTCCGCGGATGTTAGCGATTAA